One window of the Streptomyces sp. NBC_00259 genome contains the following:
- a CDS encoding DUF2637 domain-containing protein: MTRKVRLDAVLVQAVIAGALSFAHLHDLAAAAGQDGWKAWAYPVSVDLLLVAAWRRLRILRAQGESAGAAWTWFAVALAASLGANVATAGLLDLSNVPDWLRILVAGWPALAFLGGTLLVHSPTAPAAAAADSAVEAVEAEPLPVVEPVAVPAESAPAPNPAPDAVEAAEPVPALPAAPPPADVPPALVDHARKLADAHRSATGTPIDANTLRERLGLPGPMADQLAAHLA; this comes from the coding sequence ATGACCCGCAAGGTCCGCTTGGATGCCGTGCTCGTGCAAGCCGTGATCGCCGGGGCGCTGTCCTTCGCCCACCTGCACGACCTCGCTGCCGCTGCCGGACAGGACGGCTGGAAGGCGTGGGCCTACCCCGTCTCCGTGGATCTGCTGCTCGTCGCTGCCTGGCGGCGCCTGCGGATCCTCCGTGCACAGGGCGAGTCGGCCGGTGCTGCGTGGACCTGGTTCGCCGTCGCCCTGGCTGCCTCGCTCGGCGCCAACGTCGCAACCGCTGGTCTGCTCGACCTGAGCAACGTCCCGGACTGGCTGCGCATCCTGGTCGCCGGGTGGCCCGCGCTCGCCTTCCTCGGCGGCACCCTGCTCGTCCACTCACCCACCGCCCCGGCCGCTGCTGCTGCTGACAGTGCCGTTGAGGCTGTCGAGGCTGAGCCGCTGCCGGTCGTCGAGCCGGTGGCTGTGCCGGCCGAATCGGCGCCCGCCCCGAACCCTGCCCCGGATGCGGTCGAGGCTGCGGAGCCGGTTCCGGCCCTGCCCGCCGCTCCGCCCCCTGCCGATGTGCCTCCGGCGCTCGTCGACCACGCCCGCAAGCTCGCCGACGCACACCGCTCGGCGACCGGCACTCCGATCGATGCCAACACCCTGCGCGAACGCCTCGGCCTGCCCGGCCCGATGGCTGACCAGCTCGCCGCCCACCTCGCCTGA
- a CDS encoding FtsK/SpoIIIE domain-containing protein — MSTNTFLVLALVVVAAALVLRRLRPAWYWLSIGISLALVRVVVRYASVMDACGLTVPPSRFRLTLARLANRPAPESRPPRILRIRPTRTGLMLRVKLRPGQDAFDFAASTDRLRHSFSMHGVTSREIKSGVVELRMTGYDVLQRVQMPAKVEREGLRIPVALREDGEVHYRDYQEVPHSLDLGATKSGKSVYQRRLVKELATQHVALVGIDCKQGVELAPLARRFSALADNPDDAADLLEALVERMADTYQVIRREQRISADTPDAEITADIWGLPEHLRPVPVVLLVDEVAELALFSNTAEKKRRERIITALVRLVQLGRAAGIYVEVCGQRFGAELGDGITMLRAQLTGRISHRVNDEASAKMAFGDISPDAVLATTQIPVERPGMAVAGDSTGGWVRIRTPFTTMRQAVNACTANAHRTPVLEGLEPFRPVLPDLAPVKLPAPAAATKPATA; from the coding sequence ATGTCGACGAACACGTTCCTCGTCTTAGCCCTGGTGGTGGTCGCCGCAGCTTTGGTGCTGCGGCGGCTGCGCCCGGCCTGGTACTGGCTGAGCATCGGCATCAGTCTCGCGCTGGTGCGGGTGGTCGTGCGGTACGCCTCGGTCATGGACGCGTGCGGGTTGACCGTTCCGCCGTCCCGGTTCCGGCTCACTCTGGCCCGCCTGGCCAATCGTCCGGCGCCTGAGTCCCGTCCTCCGCGCATCCTGCGGATCCGGCCGACCCGTACCGGGCTGATGCTGCGCGTGAAGCTGCGTCCTGGTCAGGACGCGTTCGACTTCGCGGCCTCCACGGACCGGCTGCGGCACTCGTTCTCCATGCACGGCGTCACCTCCCGTGAGATCAAGTCGGGTGTGGTCGAGCTGCGCATGACCGGGTACGACGTGCTCCAGCGGGTGCAGATGCCTGCGAAGGTCGAGCGTGAGGGGCTTCGGATCCCGGTCGCGTTGCGGGAAGACGGAGAGGTCCACTACCGCGACTATCAGGAGGTGCCGCACTCGCTGGACCTCGGCGCGACGAAGTCGGGGAAGTCTGTCTACCAGCGCCGCTTGGTCAAGGAACTCGCCACACAGCACGTCGCCCTGGTCGGGATCGACTGCAAGCAAGGCGTTGAACTCGCCCCGCTGGCCCGCCGGTTCTCCGCGCTGGCCGACAACCCCGACGACGCGGCCGATCTGCTCGAAGCCCTCGTTGAGCGGATGGCCGACACCTATCAGGTGATCCGGCGCGAGCAGCGGATCAGCGCGGACACCCCGGACGCGGAGATCACCGCTGACATCTGGGGCCTGCCCGAGCATCTGCGACCGGTGCCTGTGGTCCTCCTCGTCGATGAGGTCGCCGAGCTGGCGCTGTTCTCCAACACCGCGGAGAAGAAGCGCCGCGAGCGGATCATCACCGCCCTGGTCCGCCTCGTCCAGCTCGGCCGCGCCGCAGGGATCTACGTCGAGGTCTGCGGGCAGCGCTTCGGTGCCGAACTCGGCGACGGGATCACCATGCTCCGCGCCCAGCTCACCGGCCGCATCTCGCACCGGGTCAACGATGAAGCCTCCGCCAAGATGGCCTTCGGCGACATCTCCCCTGACGCCGTGCTGGCCACGACACAGATCCCCGTCGAGCGCCCCGGCATGGCCGTGGCCGGTGACTCCACGGGCGGCTGGGTCCGCATCCGCACACCGTTCACCACGATGCGCCAAGCCGTGAACGCCTGCACCGCCAACGCCCACCGCACCCCCGTACTGGAGGGCCTGGAGCCCTTCCGCCCGGTGCTGCCAGACCTCGCCCCGGTCAAACTCCCGGCCCCGGCAGCGGCAACCAAGCCCGCCACAGCCTGA